From Xenopus laevis strain J_2021 chromosome 7L, Xenopus_laevis_v10.1, whole genome shotgun sequence, one genomic window encodes:
- the nucb1.L gene encoding nucleobindin 1 L homeolog isoform X1: MIKGRLHHARLAGLVVTSNGAELQCKFGQKPAAKRMKICALLLFSFLGLGLTVPIERATPKKEAEPPPQEQQDTGLYYDRYLREVIDVLETDGHFREKLQAANADDIKSGKLSKELDFVSHNVRTKLDELKRQEVSRLRMLIKAKMDATMEENVQIDHMSLLKQFEHLDPQNQHTFEARDLELLIQAATKDLENYDAARHEEFKRYEMMKEHERREYLKSLDEEKRKMEEAHFEEMKNKHKEHPKVNVPGSMDQLKEVWEETDGLDPNEFNPKTFFKLHDTNGDGVLDEQELEALFTKELEKVYDPKNEEDDMVEMEEERLRMREHVMKNVDANHDRMVTLDEFLKSTEKKELNEADGWETVDETQIYTDEELRRFEQELAAQESALNQRAEELRKEHEQLQQQQIELDAQKKEYKQAVLQMEQKKAQQIGADAAAGPNGELKFQPEAPHSESENAKPVEEQVKPAEQQQNSNVQPGAPGEAGQKEHEAHHSQGQDHPGQS, translated from the exons GATGAAGATCTGTGCACTTCTCTTGTTTTCCTTCCTGGGATTAGGACTGACAGTTCCCATAGAACGAGCGACTCCAAAGAAGGAAGCTGAGCCACCACCTCAGGAACAACAA GACACTGGGCTCTACTATGACCGTTACCTGCGGGAGGTTATTGATGTGCTGGAGACAGACGGACATTTCCGGGAGAAGCTGCAAGCAGCAAATGCTGATGACATCAAG AGCGGCAAACTCAGTAAGGAGCTCGATTTCGTCAGTCACAATGTCAGGACCAAGCTGGACGAGCTAAAGCGGCAGGAGGTTTCCAGGCTACGAATGCTGATTAAAGCCAAAATGGATGCGACAATGGAAGAAA ATGTCCAGATTGACCACATGTCTTTACTGAAGCAgtttgagcacctggacccccagAATCAGCACACCTTTGAAGCCCGTGATCTAGAACTCCTGATTCAGGCG GCCACAAAAGATCTGGAAAACTATGATGCTGCTCGCCATGAGGAATTCAAACGCTATGAGATGATGAAGGAACACGAGAGGCGAGAATATCTCAAGTCACTGGATGAGgagaaaaggaaaatggaggaagCCCATTTTGAGgagatgaaaaataaacacaaggaGCACCCTAAAGTCAATGTCCCT GGAAGCATGGATCAGTTGAAAGAAGTATGGGAAGAAACCGATGGTTTGGATCCTAATGAATTCAACCCCAAGACattttttaagttacatg ATACAAATGGAGATGGTGTCCTGGATGAACAGGAACTTGAAGCTCTGTTTACTAAGGAG TTGGAGAAAGTGTATGACCCAAAGAATGAAGAGGACGACATGGTGGAGATGGAAGAGGAAAGGCTGCGTATGAGAGAGCACGTCATGAAAAAT GTGGACGCAAATCATGATCGCATGGTCACTCTCGATGAGTTCTTAAAATCTACTGAAAAAAAGGAATTGAATGAAGCTGATGGATGGGAG ACCGTGGATGAAACCCAGATTTACACCGACGAGGAGCTACGCAGATTTGAGCAGGAGCTCGCTGCCCAGGAATCGGCATTAAACCAGCGGGCAGAGGAACTTCGCAAAGAGCATGAACAGTTACAGCAACAGCAGATAGAGCTGGATGCTCAGAAGAAGGAATACAAACAG gctGTTCTGCAAATGGAACAGAAAAAAGCCCAACAGATAGGAGCTGACGCTGCTGCTGGTCCAAATGGAGAGCTGAAATTTCAGCCTGAAGCGCCACActctgaatcagaaaatg CTAAACCAGTGGAGGAACAAGTCAAACCAGCGGAACAGCAACAGAATTCTAATGTTCAGCCTGGAGCCCCAGGTGAGGCAGGACAGAAGGAGCACGAGGCACATCACAGCCAAGGACAAGATCATCCTGGTCAATCATAG
- the nucb1.L gene encoding nucleobindin 1 L homeolog isoform X2: MKICALLLFSFLGLGLTVPIERATPKKEAEPPPQEQQDTGLYYDRYLREVIDVLETDGHFREKLQAANADDIKSGKLSKELDFVSHNVRTKLDELKRQEVSRLRMLIKAKMDATMEENVQIDHMSLLKQFEHLDPQNQHTFEARDLELLIQAATKDLENYDAARHEEFKRYEMMKEHERREYLKSLDEEKRKMEEAHFEEMKNKHKEHPKVNVPGSMDQLKEVWEETDGLDPNEFNPKTFFKLHDTNGDGVLDEQELEALFTKELEKVYDPKNEEDDMVEMEEERLRMREHVMKNVDANHDRMVTLDEFLKSTEKKELNEADGWETVDETQIYTDEELRRFEQELAAQESALNQRAEELRKEHEQLQQQQIELDAQKKEYKQAVLQMEQKKAQQIGADAAAGPNGELKFQPEAPHSESENAKPVEEQVKPAEQQQNSNVQPGAPGEAGQKEHEAHHSQGQDHPGQS, encoded by the exons ATGAAGATCTGTGCACTTCTCTTGTTTTCCTTCCTGGGATTAGGACTGACAGTTCCCATAGAACGAGCGACTCCAAAGAAGGAAGCTGAGCCACCACCTCAGGAACAACAA GACACTGGGCTCTACTATGACCGTTACCTGCGGGAGGTTATTGATGTGCTGGAGACAGACGGACATTTCCGGGAGAAGCTGCAAGCAGCAAATGCTGATGACATCAAG AGCGGCAAACTCAGTAAGGAGCTCGATTTCGTCAGTCACAATGTCAGGACCAAGCTGGACGAGCTAAAGCGGCAGGAGGTTTCCAGGCTACGAATGCTGATTAAAGCCAAAATGGATGCGACAATGGAAGAAA ATGTCCAGATTGACCACATGTCTTTACTGAAGCAgtttgagcacctggacccccagAATCAGCACACCTTTGAAGCCCGTGATCTAGAACTCCTGATTCAGGCG GCCACAAAAGATCTGGAAAACTATGATGCTGCTCGCCATGAGGAATTCAAACGCTATGAGATGATGAAGGAACACGAGAGGCGAGAATATCTCAAGTCACTGGATGAGgagaaaaggaaaatggaggaagCCCATTTTGAGgagatgaaaaataaacacaaggaGCACCCTAAAGTCAATGTCCCT GGAAGCATGGATCAGTTGAAAGAAGTATGGGAAGAAACCGATGGTTTGGATCCTAATGAATTCAACCCCAAGACattttttaagttacatg ATACAAATGGAGATGGTGTCCTGGATGAACAGGAACTTGAAGCTCTGTTTACTAAGGAG TTGGAGAAAGTGTATGACCCAAAGAATGAAGAGGACGACATGGTGGAGATGGAAGAGGAAAGGCTGCGTATGAGAGAGCACGTCATGAAAAAT GTGGACGCAAATCATGATCGCATGGTCACTCTCGATGAGTTCTTAAAATCTACTGAAAAAAAGGAATTGAATGAAGCTGATGGATGGGAG ACCGTGGATGAAACCCAGATTTACACCGACGAGGAGCTACGCAGATTTGAGCAGGAGCTCGCTGCCCAGGAATCGGCATTAAACCAGCGGGCAGAGGAACTTCGCAAAGAGCATGAACAGTTACAGCAACAGCAGATAGAGCTGGATGCTCAGAAGAAGGAATACAAACAG gctGTTCTGCAAATGGAACAGAAAAAAGCCCAACAGATAGGAGCTGACGCTGCTGCTGGTCCAAATGGAGAGCTGAAATTTCAGCCTGAAGCGCCACActctgaatcagaaaatg CTAAACCAGTGGAGGAACAAGTCAAACCAGCGGAACAGCAACAGAATTCTAATGTTCAGCCTGGAGCCCCAGGTGAGGCAGGACAGAAGGAGCACGAGGCACATCACAGCCAAGGACAAGATCATCCTGGTCAATCATAG
- the nucb1.L gene encoding nucleobindin 1 L homeolog precursor (The RefSeq protein has 1 substitution compared to this genomic sequence) yields MKICALLLFSFLGLGLTVPIERATPKKEAEPPPPEQQDTGLYYDRYLREVIDVLETDGHFREKLQAANADDIKSGKLSKELDFVSHNVRTKLDELKRQEVSRLRMLIKAKMDATMEENVQIDHMSLLKQFEHLDPQNQHTFEARDLELLIQAATKDLENYDAARHEEFKRYEMMKEHERREYLKSLDEEKRKMEEAHFEEMKNKHKEHPKVNVPGSMDQLKEVWEETDGLDPNEFNPKTFFKLHDTNGDGVLDEQELEALFTKELEKVYDPKNEEDDMVEMEEERLRMREHVMKNVDANHDRMVTLDEFLKSTEKKELNEADGWETVDETQIYTDEELRRFEQELAAQESALNQRAEELRKEHEQLQQQQIELDAQKKEYKQAVLQMEQKKAQQIGADAAAGPNGELKFQPEAPHSESENAKPVEEQVKPAEQQQNSNVQPGAPGEAGQKEHEAHHSQGQDHPGQS; encoded by the exons ATGAAGATCTGTGCACTTCTCTTGTTTTCCTTCCTGGGATTAGGACTGACAGTTCCCATAGAACGAGCGACTCCAAAGAAGGAAGCTGAGCCACCACCTCAGGAACAACAA GACACTGGGCTCTACTATGACCGTTACCTGCGGGAGGTTATTGATGTGCTGGAGACAGACGGACATTTCCGGGAGAAGCTGCAAGCAGCAAATGCTGATGACATCAAG AGCGGCAAACTCAGTAAGGAGCTCGATTTCGTCAGTCACAATGTCAGGACCAAGCTGGACGAGCTAAAGCGGCAGGAGGTTTCCAGGCTACGAATGCTGATTAAAGCCAAAATGGATGCGACAATGGAAGAAA ATGTCCAGATTGACCACATGTCTTTACTGAAGCAgtttgagcacctggacccccagAATCAGCACACCTTTGAAGCCCGTGATCTAGAACTCCTGATTCAGGCG GCCACAAAAGATCTGGAAAACTATGATGCTGCTCGCCATGAGGAATTCAAACGCTATGAGATGATGAAGGAACACGAGAGGCGAGAATATCTCAAGTCACTGGATGAGgagaaaaggaaaatggaggaagCCCATTTTGAGgagatgaaaaataaacacaaggaGCACCCTAAAGTCAATGTCCCT GGAAGCATGGATCAGTTGAAAGAAGTATGGGAAGAAACCGATGGTTTGGATCCTAATGAATTCAACCCCAAGACattttttaagttacatg ATACAAATGGAGATGGTGTCCTGGATGAACAGGAACTTGAAGCTCTGTTTACTAAGGAG TTGGAGAAAGTGTATGACCCAAAGAATGAAGAGGACGACATGGTGGAGATGGAAGAGGAAAGGCTGCGTATGAGAGAGCACGTCATGAAAAAT GTGGACGCAAATCATGATCGCATGGTCACTCTCGATGAGTTCTTAAAATCTACTGAAAAAAAGGAATTGAATGAAGCTGATGGATGGGAG ACCGTGGATGAAACCCAGATTTACACCGACGAGGAGCTACGCAGATTTGAGCAGGAGCTCGCTGCCCAGGAATCGGCATTAAACCAGCGGGCAGAGGAACTTCGCAAAGAGCATGAACAGTTACAGCAACAGCAGATAGAGCTGGATGCTCAGAAGAAGGAATACAAACAG gctGTTCTGCAAATGGAACAGAAAAAAGCCCAACAGATAGGAGCTGACGCTGCTGCTGGTCCAAATGGAGAGCTGAAATTTCAGCCTGAAGCGCCACActctgaatcagaaaatg CTAAACCAGTGGAGGAACAAGTCAAACCAGCGGAACAGCAACAGAATTCTAATGTTCAGCCTGGAGCCCCAGGTGAGGCAGGACAGAAGGAGCACGAGGCACATCACAGCCAAGGACAAGATCATCCTGGTCAATCATAG